TAGGGCATTTGTAATCTGCTGGAAGTTCATCAAACTCATCAGTTACAAAACCGCATAATTTACATCTAAATTTTGCCATAATAACAATCTCCTTAAAATTTTTCAATACTAGTAAATATATAATTAGTTATATATAAAACTAATCAATTTTTTCAAACATCGCCTTAGGCATTTTACATTTTGGACATTTAAAAGAAGAGGGCAAATCATCAAATTTAGTTCCGGCAGGAATATTCAATCCTTCTTCAATATCGTCTTCATCAAAAACATAACCGCAAATTTTACATTTATATTTAGCCATAGTATAATCTCCAAACCTTTAGAATCTATTAGGAACTTTTAAGTGATCTGGAAGTGGTTTAATACGAGCAGGTGTTCCAATAGCTAAATAAAATGGTGGAACAGAATGAATTACAATAGCTCCAGCAGCAACAATAGAACCTTCTCCAACTTCAACATTAGATAAAAATGTAGTGTTGCCCCCTATTGAAGCTCCTCGTCTGACTTTAGGTCCTTGAAGTTCATAATTAATCCTTACAGGATATTTATCATTAGTAAAACAAGCACAAGGTCCAATAAACACATTATCTTCAATTATAGAGTTAGTTGGAATATATACATTAGATTGAATGCTGACATCATTTCCAATAATCACATCTCCTTCAATAACAGTATTAGTTCCAATTAAAACATCATCCCCAATATTGGTGTTTTCACGGATAACAACATTATGTCCTGTTCTGAAATTATCTCCAATAATTACATCATTATAAATAATGGAATTTGACCTAATTGTGTAGTTTTTACCAATCACTGGCGGTTTTGAGTTTGGAGAATATTCAACACCAAACTGAATATTTTGATTTTTTGGAAAATCTAACTCTGGTTTTGAGTAATCCCGTTGAATAGATTCTCTTTCTATTTGAGGCCTTTCATAAATAATTTCAGTTGGCTCTTCTCTTGGAGGATGAGTATAGAAATTATCTTGTTCTGGTGTAACCTCACGTTGACGGTAAACTGTTCTAGGTGCTGGCTGAGGTTCTTGAGAGTGCATACGATACTTATCATCATATGGATTTTCTCTATTTTTGGATTGTTTATCATCAAGAGTTTGTGAAAATCTAACCATATTATCAAACCTTCATTTAATCAAATTTAATTTGTTAATGAGATCATATATGTTGTTAATTAGTATATATATTAACTGGTTTGAAGATTCCTATTTTTTTATTGTTATTTTGTTGGTTGTTTTTTGTTTTTGGTATGTTGTTGTTATTTTGTGTTTTCCTGTTTTTAGGTTTGTTATTTTTACTGTTGCATATCCTTTTTTGTTTGTTTTTGCTGTGTATGTTTTTCTTTTGATTTTGAATTTGATTTTTTTGTTTGTTTGTGGTTTTCCTTTTGTGTTTATGAGTTTTGCTGTGAATTTTATTGTTTTTGTTTTCTTTTTTATTATGTTTTTTGTTATTAGGGTTGGTTTTATTTTTATTTGGTTTATTGTTTTATAATTTTTGTATATTGTTGTTATTGTGTATTTTCCAGGTTTTAGAGTTAGTTTTATTGTTGCATATCCGTTTTTGTTTGTTTTTGTTTTTATTGTTTTTTTGTTAATTTTGAATATTATTCTCTCGTCGGCTTTAATTGGTTTGTTATTTTTTCCTATTATCTGGATTTTATAGTTTATTTTCTCTTGGTAGTACATGCTCATGTTTATGTTTTTTGTAAATGGGTTTATGATTTGAATTTTATTGGTTGTTGTGCTTTTGTTGTGTTTTATTGTTCCTTCATATTTTGCTATGATTTCATGTGTTCCTATCTTTTTTAGCTCTATATTAATTACCACAACCCCATTTTCGTTTGTCTGCAAGGTTGTTGTTTTTCCGTTGAATTTTATTTTAATTGTTTCGTTTGGTAATGGCTTGTTGTTGGAATCTGTTAATTTTACTTGATACTGTTGTATGTCATTGTAGTACATTCCTATGTTTGTTCCGGTTAATGTGGTATTAAGTACAATTAAACTATTATTTCCAATCGGATAATTATGGGTTACAATATTTGAATTATCAGAAAAGCTAACTGATGCATCTGAATTACTATTAGCACTAATTAATAAATTATCCCT
This region of Methanobrevibacter sp. V74 genomic DNA includes:
- a CDS encoding acyltransferase; this translates as MQRDYSKPELDFPKNQNIQFGVEYSPNSKPPVIGKNYTIRSNSIIYNDVIIGDNFRTGHNVVIRENTNIGDDVLIGTNTVIEGDVIIGNDVSIQSNVYIPTNSIIEDNVFIGPCACFTNDKYPVRINYELQGPKVRRGASIGGNTTFLSNVEVGEGSIVAAGAIVIHSVPPFYLAIGTPARIKPLPDHLKVPNRF
- a CDS encoding rubredoxin; its protein translation is MAKFRCKLCGFVTDEFDELPADYKCPMCGATADMFEKIE
- a CDS encoding rubredoxin, which produces MAKYKCKICGYVFDEDDIEEGLNIPAGTKFDDLPSSFKCPKCKMPKAMFEKID